In one window of Phyllopteryx taeniolatus isolate TA_2022b chromosome 23, UOR_Ptae_1.2, whole genome shotgun sequence DNA:
- the cited1 gene encoding cbp/p300-interacting transactivator 1 isoform X1 — MTVMTSLLYRGAAMKDLSSSSSPLNSQLHYPASKTFSPSPGAVPSAPKLQPFCLQTGPHLIASMQLQKLNSHYQNLVGSSVGHLTPGAVQRGFRAGNQIPGPPGGGMGAGVGAGTQSAGPSGVSDFDLVDEEVLTSLVVELGLDRANDLPELWLGQNEFDFMSDVPAGC; from the exons ATGACG GTGATGACCTCACTGCTGTACCGTGGTGCTGCGATGAAAgacctctcctcttcctcctctcctctcaACTCCCAGCTCCACTACCCTGCCTCCAAGACCTTCTCCCCGTCCCCCGGCGCCGTCCCTTCGGCCCCCAAGCTGCAGCCTTTCTGCCTCCAGACCGGGCCGCACCTCATCGCCAGTATGCAGCTGCAGAAGCTCAACTCTCACTACCAGAACCTGGTGGGGTCCTCGGTGGGACACCTGACGCCCGGTGCCGTTCAAAGGGGATTTAGGGCCGGAAACCAGATCCCGGGGCCCCCCGGAGGGGGGATGGGTGCGGGTGTCGGGGCAGGGACGCAGAGCGCCGGCCCGAGCGGAGTCTCGGACTTTGACCTCGTAGACGAGGAGGTCCTCACGTCGCTGGTGGTGGAGCTCGGACTGGACCGAGCAAATGACTTGCCCGAACTTTGGCTGGGCCAAAACGAGTTTGACTTCATGTCAGATGTGCCGGCTGGCTGCTAA
- the cited1 gene encoding cbp/p300-interacting transactivator 1 isoform X2 yields the protein MTSLLYRGAAMKDLSSSSSPLNSQLHYPASKTFSPSPGAVPSAPKLQPFCLQTGPHLIASMQLQKLNSHYQNLVGSSVGHLTPGAVQRGFRAGNQIPGPPGGGMGAGVGAGTQSAGPSGVSDFDLVDEEVLTSLVVELGLDRANDLPELWLGQNEFDFMSDVPAGC from the coding sequence ATGACCTCACTGCTGTACCGTGGTGCTGCGATGAAAgacctctcctcttcctcctctcctctcaACTCCCAGCTCCACTACCCTGCCTCCAAGACCTTCTCCCCGTCCCCCGGCGCCGTCCCTTCGGCCCCCAAGCTGCAGCCTTTCTGCCTCCAGACCGGGCCGCACCTCATCGCCAGTATGCAGCTGCAGAAGCTCAACTCTCACTACCAGAACCTGGTGGGGTCCTCGGTGGGACACCTGACGCCCGGTGCCGTTCAAAGGGGATTTAGGGCCGGAAACCAGATCCCGGGGCCCCCCGGAGGGGGGATGGGTGCGGGTGTCGGGGCAGGGACGCAGAGCGCCGGCCCGAGCGGAGTCTCGGACTTTGACCTCGTAGACGAGGAGGTCCTCACGTCGCTGGTGGTGGAGCTCGGACTGGACCGAGCAAATGACTTGCCCGAACTTTGGCTGGGCCAAAACGAGTTTGACTTCATGTCAGATGTGCCGGCTGGCTGCTAA
- the sstr1b gene encoding somatostatin receptor type 1, with the protein MDFNESFEAEPTGLASNASADYEEYYPDPDASKIIIPSIYAIVCCVGLTGNGMVIYVILKYAKMKTATNIYILNLAIADELFMLSVPFFATSAAVRRWPFGSLMCRLVLSVDGINMFTSIFCLTVLSVDRYVAVVHPIKAARYRRPTVAKMVNVCIWGLSLVVILPIIIFADTVPAEDGAVDCNFLWPEASWSEAFVVYTFLLGFLLPVGAICLCYCLMVARMRAVGLRAGWLQRRSSEKKITRMVLLVVAVFVLCWMPFYVVQLVSVFHGPPDPVVTQLFVILSYANSGANPILYGFVSDHFRRSFQRIVCFRWLESGMDAEQVDYCAVAVKGQAACPQLDFPKDFTASDAVFRNGTCTSRTTTV; encoded by the coding sequence ATGGATTTTAATGAGAGCTTTGAGGCTGAGCCGACGGGCCTGGCGTCGAACGCAAGTGCGGACTACGAGGAGTACTACCCAGATCCCGATGCCAGTAAAATCATCATCCCGTCCATCTACGCCATTGTCTGCTGCGTGGGCCTGACGGGGAACGGCATGGTGATTTACGTCATTCTCAAGTATGCCAAAATGAAGACGGCCACCAACATTTACATCCTCAACTTGGCCATCGCCGACGAACTGTTCATGCTGAGCGTCCCCTTTTTCGCCACGTCGGCCGCCGTGCGTCGCTGGCCCTTCGGCTCGCTCATGTGCAGGCTGGTGCTGAGCGTCGATGGCATCAACATGTTCACGTCCATCTTCTGTCTCACCGTGTTGAGCGTGGACCGCTACGTGGCCGTGGTGCACCCCATCAAGGCCGCCCGCTACCGCAGACCCACCGTGGCCAAAATGGTCAACGTTTGCATCTGGGGGCTGTCGCTGGTGGTCATCCTGCCCATCATCATCTTTGCGGACACCGTCCCGGCCGAGGACGGCGCCGTGGACTGCAACTTCCTGTGGCCGGAGGCGTCCTGGTCCGAAGCCTTTGTGGTCTATACCTTTCTTTTGGGATTTCTCCTCCCCGTGGGGGCCATATGTTTGTGCTACTGCCTCATGGTGGCCAGGATGCGAGCGGTGGGCCTGAGAGCCGGCTGGCTTCAACGGCGGAGCTCTGAGAAGAAGATCACCCGCATGGTGCTGCTGGTGGTGGCCGTGTTCGTCCTCTGTTGGATGCCCTTCTACGTCGTCCAGCTGGTCAGCGTCTTCCACGGGCCGCCGGACCCCGTGGTCACCCAGCTCTTCGTCATCCTCAGCTACGCAAACAGCGGCGCCAACCCCATCCTCTACGGCTTCGTGTCGGATCACTTCCGCCGCTCCTTCCAGCGCATCGTGTGTTTCCGCTGGCTGGAGTCCGGCATGGATGCCGAGCAGGTGGATTACTGTGCTGTTGCCGTCAAGGGGCAAGCCGCATGCCCCCAGCTGGATTTCCCCAAGGACTTCACTGCCTCTGATGCGGTGTTTCGCAACGGAACGTGTACCTCGCGCACCACCACTGTGTGA
- the znf16l gene encoding zinc finger protein 16-like — MSRKRNPTFSGTHLSPERQGGAFMEPPVSTCRADGDFLNLEPDEELLCSVSSVSEHLGRNISAALDAAMAEIRHLLGLRIRALKMELRDKSDEIALLKAQLSDVHRDAKVAGPDAAEASDAAAAAAFRSSKMLSVDPKREKKSLLPGVKKENIDAICDYLMKDKNSRGATEMEGGGEQGSQEEDPHPLHLWPDGGMGASGPAGHGDDIFNMLPSSSRRLYDYEWMAPMEYSSDLKVGKQPECENEEEESSSEQTAARFPHVQPADFSAVPASPGEGGAHPHPEAGQQFPNQTFICSLCGTFCPDSAFLEEHVKLIHPDTAGTQDLQAATATAGDKGQAADGGEGGPAKKEVQLKGRYECGDCGRHFNYLGNLRQHQRIHTGEKPFVCPDCGERFRHAARLKSHRLVHSGAQSPFPCLQCGKGFSVLSGLKRHQRVHTGESPYACPQCGRRFKELGNLYTHQRIHSGATPYCCQQCGRSFRHLGTYKSHRCTPAQ; from the exons ATGAGCCGCAAGAGAAATCCGACTTTTTCGGGCACTCATCTGTCCCCCGAACGACAAGGGGGCGCGTTCATGGAGCCTCCCGTCTCGACGTGCCGCGCCGACGGCGATTTCCTCAACCTGGAGCCCGACGAGGAGCTTCTGTGCTCGGTGAGCTCGGTCAGCGAACACCTGGGCAGGAACATCAGCGCCGCGCTGGACGCCGCCATGGCCGAGATACGACACTTGCTCGGCCTCAGGATACGAGCGCTCAAGATGGAGCTGAGGGACAAAAGCGACGAGATCGCGCTGTTGAAAGCCCAGCTAAGCGACGTCCACAGGGATGCCAAAGTGGCTGGTCCTGATGCTGCGGAGGCTTccgacgccgccgccgccgccgccttcagGAGCTCCAAGATGCTCAGCGTAGATcctaaaagagagaaaaagtccCTCCTGCCCGGGGTGAAGAAAGAGAACATCGACGCGATTTGCGACTATTTGATGAAAGACAAGAACTCGAGAGGGGCCACGGAGATGGAGGGAGGTGGCGAGCAGGGCAGCCAGGAGGAGGATCCGCATCCCCTCCACCTGTGGCCGGACGGCGGGATGGGCGCCTCTGGGCCTGCTGGGCACGGCGATGACATCTTCAACATGCTGCCCTCCAGCAGCAGACGCTTGTACGACTACGAGTGGATGGCACCCATGGAGTACTCGTCAGACCTGAAGG ttGGGAAGCAGCCCGAGTGTGAgaacgaggaggaggaaagcTCTTCGGAACAGACGGCGGCCCGCTTCCCGCACGTCCAGCCCGCCGATTTCTCCGCGGTGCCCGCTTCGCCCGGGGAGGGCGGCGCACACCCGCATCCCGAGGCAG GCCAGCAGTTCCCCAACCAGACCTTCATCTGCTCTTTGTGCGGAACCTTTTGTCCCGACTCGGCGTTCCTGGAGGAACACGTTAAACTCATACACCCCGACACGGCCGGCACCCAAGATCTCCAGGCCGCGACGGCCACCGCGGGGGATAAAGGACAGGCGGCGGACGGCGGGGAAGGGGGACCTGCCAAAAAGGAGGTCCAACTCAAGGGCAGGTACGAGTGCGGGGACTGCGGTCGCCATTTTAACTACCTGGGCAACCTGCGGCAGCACCAGCGCATCCACACCGGGGAGAAGCCCTTCGTGTGCCCGGACTGCGGGGAGCGCTTCCGCCACGCCGCCCGCCTCAAGAGCCACAGGCTGGTGCACAGCGGCGCCCAGAGCCCCTTCCCCTGCCTCCAGTGCGGCAAAGGCTTCTCCGTCCTCTCCGGCCTCAAGAGACATCAGCGGGTGCACACCGGCGAGAGCCCGTACGCGTGCCCGCAGTGTGGCCGACGCTTTAAGGAGCTGGGCAACCTGTACACCCACCAGAGGATCCACAGCGGCGCCACGCCGTACTGCTGCCAACAGTGCGGGCGCAGCTTTCGCCACCTGGGAACCTACAAGAGTCACCGGTGCACGCCCGCGCAGTGA